A single genomic interval of Terriglobus albidus harbors:
- a CDS encoding sugar phosphate isomerase/epimerase family protein produces the protein MTRPFTRRELLLGAAGMTAAAVCPPLFAAPVRKLQVHVGYTGITWMNDQIEQAVDSVSSLRFYGFETFGDVLSKWKARGGLAPVLKAKNLPLISGYCTVNLTDASRKEEQLAKAKEWCGLIKECGGRIFVVGPNPVKRDTYDFGASKSGIVSMLNELAKTVEQEGLTPVLHQHTGTCIESRDETYAVLEAVDTRHLKFGPDVGQLTKGGQDAVKVVKDFLPIVQHMHLKDFDGNDDHLLGYCPLGRGKVDVPAILKLMDGRKISGMVMVELDNDFKNPSSTPSAALAKQSRDYLKSIGVGFRG, from the coding sequence ATGACTCGCCCTTTTACGCGCCGTGAGCTGTTGCTTGGAGCAGCCGGCATGACGGCTGCCGCCGTGTGTCCACCGCTTTTTGCCGCTCCCGTCAGAAAGCTGCAGGTCCATGTGGGATACACAGGCATCACCTGGATGAACGACCAGATCGAGCAGGCTGTTGATTCGGTCTCCTCGCTGAGATTTTACGGCTTTGAGACCTTCGGTGACGTGCTGTCGAAGTGGAAGGCCCGTGGCGGGCTGGCGCCGGTGTTGAAGGCAAAGAACCTTCCGCTGATCTCAGGCTATTGCACCGTGAACCTGACGGATGCATCGCGGAAAGAAGAGCAGCTCGCCAAGGCGAAGGAGTGGTGCGGTCTTATTAAGGAGTGCGGCGGACGCATCTTTGTTGTCGGCCCCAACCCGGTGAAGCGGGATACTTACGACTTTGGCGCCAGCAAGAGCGGTATTGTCAGCATGCTCAACGAGCTGGCGAAGACGGTGGAGCAGGAGGGGCTCACTCCGGTGCTGCACCAGCACACCGGAACCTGCATCGAATCCCGGGACGAGACCTACGCGGTGCTGGAGGCGGTGGACACCCGCCACCTGAAGTTCGGCCCCGATGTGGGCCAGTTGACCAAGGGGGGACAGGACGCCGTCAAGGTCGTCAAGGACTTCCTTCCCATCGTGCAGCACATGCACCTGAAGGACTTTGACGGGAACGACGACCACCTGCTGGGATATTGCCCTCTGGGCCGGGGGAAGGTCGATGTACCCGCCATCCTGAAGCTGATGGACGGCAGAAAGATTAGTGGTATGGTTATGGTCGAGTTAGATAACGATTTCAAGAATCCATCCTCGACCCCTTCCGCTGCCCTGGCAAAGCAAAGCAGGGACTACCTGAAGTCGATAGGAGTTGGATTTAGGGGTTGA
- a CDS encoding SDR family NAD(P)-dependent oxidoreductase, which translates to MPDYSSFQLTDKIAVVTGASQGIGRAIAIGLAQAGAHLVLAKYPGPRMEEIEAVKREIEGLGRRAEIVITDVNKVADCQALIQKTVDHFGGVDILVNNASWTGTGDAVDVTEEEYDKTFDATVKSVFFASQAAGRVMLQQPEGGRIIHIGSNFGEIAFKKRAVYAAAKAAVHHMAKALSLEWAGKGVLVNTVAPCITETESRKNILERPGYKEWATQEMIPRGRWNQPEDLVGAVLFLSSPFADMIAGHTLMVDGGWTIH; encoded by the coding sequence TTGCCAGATTATTCAAGCTTTCAACTGACGGACAAAATCGCTGTTGTCACCGGCGCCTCTCAGGGAATCGGCCGCGCCATCGCCATCGGTCTGGCCCAGGCGGGCGCGCACCTTGTGCTGGCCAAGTATCCCGGCCCCCGCATGGAAGAGATCGAAGCGGTGAAGCGTGAGATCGAAGGCCTGGGGCGAAGGGCGGAGATCGTCATCACCGACGTCAACAAGGTCGCGGACTGCCAGGCACTCATCCAAAAGACAGTGGATCACTTTGGAGGTGTCGACATTCTGGTGAACAATGCCAGCTGGACCGGAACGGGCGATGCCGTGGATGTCACCGAAGAAGAGTACGACAAGACCTTCGACGCCACGGTCAAGAGCGTCTTCTTTGCCTCGCAGGCCGCAGGCAGGGTGATGCTGCAGCAGCCGGAGGGCGGACGCATCATCCATATTGGGTCCAACTTCGGTGAAATTGCGTTCAAGAAACGCGCGGTCTACGCCGCGGCGAAGGCGGCAGTGCATCACATGGCCAAGGCGCTCTCTCTGGAGTGGGCGGGCAAAGGAGTTCTGGTGAACACCGTCGCTCCCTGTATTACAGAGACGGAATCGCGGAAGAACATCCTCGAACGCCCTGGGTATAAGGAGTGGGCAACGCAGGAGATGATTCCCCGCGGACGCTGGAATCAGCCGGAGGACCTGGTCGGCGCTGTACTCTTCCTCTCCAGCCCTTTTGCCGACATGATCGCAGGTCACACCCTGATGGTCGATGGCGGATGGACCATTCACTAA
- a CDS encoding SDR family NAD(P)-dependent oxidoreductase — MKLQKKIAIVTGAGQGIGRGIVETFAREGADVVINDLHIDSRTEEVKQYVESRGSRCIVVAGDVSQRCHVERLFEETWAQLGPADILVNNAGIETIVPFTELTDEQWDAVTQTNLKSEWMCAQTFCKRLIAEGRKGAIINIGSIQAARVLPGRTHYAPSKLAVEALTRNISAEMGPHGIRVNCIHPGLIDTPMIRWVLESPEILPQVVAQISLGRPGKPCEIGSVAAFLASEEAAYVTGQALYVDGGWVGK, encoded by the coding sequence ATGAAGCTTCAAAAGAAGATTGCGATCGTTACCGGAGCGGGCCAGGGTATTGGGCGCGGTATCGTAGAAACGTTTGCGCGGGAAGGCGCTGATGTCGTCATCAATGATCTGCACATTGATTCGCGGACCGAAGAGGTGAAGCAATATGTCGAGTCCAGGGGCAGCCGATGCATCGTCGTTGCCGGCGATGTCTCGCAGCGTTGCCATGTGGAGCGTCTCTTCGAAGAGACCTGGGCACAGCTCGGCCCAGCAGACATCCTGGTGAACAATGCGGGCATTGAGACCATTGTTCCCTTCACGGAACTCACCGATGAACAATGGGATGCGGTAACGCAGACCAACCTGAAGAGCGAGTGGATGTGTGCCCAGACCTTCTGCAAACGTCTTATCGCCGAAGGCCGCAAGGGCGCCATCATCAATATCGGCTCCATTCAGGCCGCACGTGTGCTGCCGGGACGCACACACTATGCTCCCAGCAAACTGGCGGTGGAGGCGTTGACCCGCAATATCTCCGCGGAGATGGGCCCTCACGGCATTCGGGTGAACTGTATCCATCCCGGCTTGATCGATACACCGATGATTCGCTGGGTCCTGGAAAGTCCGGAGATTCTGCCGCAGGTGGTCGCGCAGATCTCTCTTGGACGTCCGGGCAAGCCGTGCGAGATCGGCTCCGTCGCAGCATTTCTTGCCTCAGAAGAAGCAGCCTATGTCACCGGCCAGGCTCTGTACGTCGATGGCGGCTGGGTAGGCAAGTAA
- a CDS encoding PadR family transcriptional regulator produces the protein MPGKTQPQSEMLKGTLDMMILRTLVGGDAHGHTIAKVIEHTSENLLEVEQGSLYPALHRLEDRKWVSSYWGASENNRKAKFYRLTAEGRKQLVRETSRWRQMTRAIGLVMGEEGGAQ, from the coding sequence ATGCCGGGAAAGACCCAGCCACAGAGTGAGATGCTGAAGGGTACGTTGGACATGATGATTCTGCGGACGCTTGTCGGCGGAGACGCGCACGGGCACACTATCGCGAAGGTCATTGAGCACACTTCAGAGAATCTCCTGGAGGTGGAGCAGGGTTCCCTGTATCCGGCGCTGCATCGGCTCGAAGACCGGAAATGGGTCTCCTCCTACTGGGGCGCGAGCGAAAACAATCGCAAGGCAAAGTTCTACCGGCTGACGGCGGAAGGCCGTAAACAACTGGTTCGCGAGACCAGCCGCTGGCGCCAGATGACGCGGGCCATCGGTCTTGTGATGGGCGAGGAGGGAGGCGCGCAATGA
- a CDS encoding ABC transporter permease produces the protein MSWLRFFRRKRKDAELQDELDSFLSEEIAGNVARGMSPGEARRRARVKLGNSQQVRESLWMQNSPMPLTHLFRDLKYAFRTLRRTPGFSVIAIVVMALCMGAAISLFTIVRSVLLRPLPFRDPARLVVVYEHRRANGAAADSRTQVAPADFYDWRAKTHGFEDMAIIRYAGYNLTGERNELPESVRAATGSWNLFQLLGVKPAFGRAFSEQEDRPGSTAVMLSWSVFERRFAGDPAIVGRQIHLDGRPATVVGVLPSWFAYPDAGIQLWRPYQADATPEFLQHHDFHQSLVIARLRPGVSLASALEEVGAVQYQLHLQYPHDPVAEDVVPRSLNEDLAGNVKKPLNLMMSAVGCMLLIGCLNVSNLLVARGAARQKEVAIRSALGARRGTLIREQLAESVLICAAGCMGGIALSVAATRSLAHAWKDLPTAQGIYIDGTVIGFACLLMITATLIAGLLPALSTTGKAMMNALQASARTGASSVSRTVLRKTLLTTEIGITVVLLVSAGLLLKSFLRLRSTDVGCITQNMLTLSYSLPEKKYDTPEKRNAFNEALLERVRNIPGVHAAALGNTLPGAGYWGDFIFTVKEHPPVNASANLPEALTRWADPGYFSALGIPLVRGRFFTDDERGDRSYKVIVNSQLVRKYFPGEDPIGRHLHVPAHPHDGAPGIVDYEIVGVVGDTLYQVGKEPKAAMYFPMLEGTGSQMLAVHTTSAPLQFSIPIQRQIAALDPELPVSDVRTMDEVIGASLVNASLSARLVLIFAVLSLLLAAVGLYGVLSYLATQRTTELGIRMALGAQRDQLLRLMLGDGMRPALLGLGLGLAVSFVATRLFESMLFGTKPLDPVVISCVVGTLFAVAVLACLAPAWRASRLDPMQALRTD, from the coding sequence ATGAGCTGGCTGCGATTTTTTCGCCGCAAACGCAAGGATGCCGAGTTGCAGGACGAGCTCGATTCCTTTCTGTCAGAAGAGATCGCCGGCAATGTCGCGCGCGGTATGTCGCCGGGAGAGGCACGCCGGCGGGCGCGGGTGAAGCTCGGTAACTCGCAGCAGGTGCGCGAGTCGTTATGGATGCAGAACTCTCCCATGCCATTGACGCATCTCTTCCGCGACCTGAAGTACGCTTTTCGCACGCTGCGCCGCACGCCCGGGTTCTCGGTCATCGCGATTGTGGTTATGGCTCTGTGCATGGGCGCCGCCATATCCCTTTTCACCATTGTGCGTTCGGTGCTGCTAAGGCCCCTTCCCTTCCGGGATCCAGCCCGGTTGGTAGTTGTCTACGAACACCGCCGAGCAAACGGGGCGGCAGCTGATAGCCGCACTCAGGTTGCGCCCGCGGACTTCTACGATTGGCGCGCCAAAACCCACGGCTTTGAAGATATGGCCATCATTCGTTACGCCGGGTACAACCTGACCGGCGAACGGAATGAACTGCCGGAGTCAGTCCGCGCTGCCACAGGTTCATGGAACCTGTTCCAGCTTCTGGGAGTGAAGCCGGCGTTTGGCCGGGCATTCAGTGAGCAGGAAGACCGGCCCGGCAGCACTGCCGTCATGTTGAGCTGGAGCGTCTTTGAGCGGCGCTTTGCCGGTGATCCGGCGATTGTGGGCCGTCAGATCCATCTCGACGGCCGGCCTGCCACCGTAGTCGGGGTGCTACCGTCCTGGTTTGCCTATCCCGATGCCGGTATCCAGCTATGGCGTCCCTATCAAGCCGATGCCACGCCGGAGTTCCTGCAGCATCACGATTTCCACCAGAGCCTGGTCATCGCGCGGCTGCGCCCCGGTGTAAGCCTTGCGAGCGCCCTGGAAGAGGTGGGCGCAGTTCAGTACCAGCTCCATCTGCAATATCCGCATGATCCGGTAGCGGAAGATGTTGTTCCACGTTCGCTCAACGAAGACCTCGCCGGAAACGTGAAGAAACCTCTGAACCTGATGATGAGCGCCGTAGGCTGCATGCTATTAATCGGCTGCCTCAACGTCTCAAATCTTCTGGTGGCACGGGGTGCGGCGCGACAGAAGGAAGTAGCCATTCGCAGCGCACTCGGAGCGCGGCGAGGGACATTGATTCGTGAGCAGTTGGCCGAGAGTGTGCTGATCTGCGCCGCCGGGTGCATGGGTGGCATTGCACTATCAGTGGCTGCTACGCGGTCGCTGGCGCATGCATGGAAAGATCTGCCCACCGCGCAAGGTATCTATATCGACGGAACCGTGATCGGATTTGCATGTCTGCTCATGATCACAGCGACTCTGATCGCAGGCCTGCTGCCCGCGCTCTCAACAACGGGCAAGGCGATGATGAATGCGCTGCAGGCTTCCGCGCGCACCGGAGCCAGCAGTGTTTCACGGACGGTACTACGCAAAACGCTGCTCACAACCGAGATTGGAATCACGGTGGTCCTGCTGGTCTCCGCAGGTCTGCTGCTCAAGAGCTTTCTACGGCTGCGCTCTACCGATGTGGGCTGCATCACCCAGAACATGCTCACGCTGAGCTACAGCCTTCCAGAGAAGAAATACGATACGCCGGAGAAGCGAAACGCGTTCAATGAAGCGCTGCTGGAGCGCGTGAGAAACATTCCCGGAGTACATGCTGCCGCGTTGGGAAACACTCTTCCAGGTGCGGGCTATTGGGGTGACTTCATCTTTACGGTGAAAGAGCACCCTCCAGTCAACGCCAGTGCAAACCTGCCGGAGGCACTGACGCGCTGGGCCGATCCGGGATATTTCAGCGCACTCGGGATTCCGCTCGTGAGAGGCCGGTTCTTCACGGATGATGAACGCGGTGATCGCTCCTACAAAGTGATTGTGAACAGCCAACTGGTACGGAAGTACTTCCCCGGTGAGGACCCCATTGGGCGACACCTTCACGTTCCGGCGCATCCTCATGATGGAGCGCCCGGCATCGTCGACTACGAGATCGTAGGCGTTGTCGGCGATACCTTGTACCAGGTTGGAAAAGAGCCAAAGGCGGCCATGTACTTCCCGATGCTCGAAGGCACCGGTTCCCAGATGCTCGCGGTGCACACAACATCGGCGCCGCTACAGTTCTCGATTCCGATACAGCGGCAGATTGCAGCGCTCGATCCGGAGCTTCCGGTTTCAGATGTGCGCACCATGGACGAGGTCATCGGCGCGTCGTTGGTGAACGCCAGCCTTAGCGCAAGGCTGGTGCTTATCTTCGCCGTTCTCTCGCTGCTGCTGGCTGCGGTGGGACTGTACGGAGTGCTGTCGTACCTGGCCACACAACGGACCACGGAACTGGGCATCCGCATGGCGCTCGGCGCGCAGCGCGATCAGCTTTTGCGATTGATGCTCGGCGATGGCATGCGTCCGGCGCTGCTGGGGCTGGGGCTTGGCCTGGCGGTAAGCTTCGTGGCGACGCGGCTCTTTGAATCGATGCTCTTCGGAACCAAGCCTCTCGATCCCGTCGTTATCTCCTGCGTTGTTGGCACACTGTTTGCGGTAGCAGTTCTGGCCTGTCTCGCTCCAGCATGGCGAGCTTCCCGGCTGGATCCGATGCAGGCGCTCCGGACCGATTAG
- a CDS encoding PQQ-binding-like beta-propeller repeat protein, with product MQFGSKVKSVAVLGALVAGVGFLYGRHSTPEVEAAAASGPPQSAASSSWLAYGGSNADAQYSSLKQVNRSNVGQLQQVWFYPSGNNGFRYGSNPLVVDGVMFVYGKDNDIAALDATNGSEIWCHHTYNPRLISHRGMAYWESKDRSDRRLIFHMNNEIHELDPRTGKEIATFGKNGAVDLREGLGRDPKSIRQIESGTPGRVFENLYITGSATGEEYESPPGDLRAFDVVTGKLVWQFHTVPHPGEMGYDTWPKDAYKYVGGVNNWGEFSIDEKRGIAYFPLGSPTYDFYGADRKGANLFSDCILALDVRTGKYLWHFQTTHHDLWDYDLMTGPKLLTIQHDGKNVDVVVQAGKNGFVYVLDRTSGTAIWPIEERPVPKSDVPGEEPWPTQPIPTHVPPFARQAFTPEMVNPYIADPKEREAIRKQVAEARQEGIYTPPTLGTTMETPGNNGGANWGSGAVDASTSTFYVMSKDAPSLLHLEAKPPKRVVTGPPENSGMVTYLQNCRACHGVDRKGQPPAIPSLDGVIQRAGADRVRTAVKTGLAPMPAFPDLDDNDIDRLIAYLKSPEKAKIAPDVLTRLMAPPPATASKLGPGGIRYWTGYGYMNSSDGLPAISPPWSSLTAYDMNKGEIKWRIPMGEVAALAEKGITGTGSFWPRGGATVTAGGLIIVPTKSDGKLHFYDKDTGKQLGELSVPAGPEGIPTVYEVAGREYIAISARPNPERIPVGDQQPSEPNQGSAEPAGGKTTQGYYVFALPVIRK from the coding sequence ATGCAATTCGGTTCGAAGGTAAAGTCCGTCGCAGTTCTCGGAGCATTGGTTGCAGGCGTTGGCTTCCTGTATGGGCGCCACTCTACTCCGGAGGTTGAGGCCGCCGCCGCCTCCGGGCCGCCTCAATCTGCGGCTTCCAGCTCCTGGCTCGCGTATGGCGGCTCCAACGCGGATGCGCAGTACTCGAGCCTGAAACAGGTCAATCGCTCGAATGTGGGGCAGTTGCAGCAGGTGTGGTTCTATCCCTCCGGGAACAACGGCTTCCGGTACGGATCCAACCCGCTGGTGGTAGATGGCGTGATGTTTGTCTATGGGAAAGACAACGACATCGCCGCGCTGGATGCCACGAACGGCAGTGAGATCTGGTGTCATCACACCTACAATCCGCGTCTGATCTCGCATCGCGGCATGGCGTATTGGGAGAGCAAAGATCGCTCAGACCGCCGCCTGATCTTTCACATGAACAACGAGATCCACGAGTTGGATCCGCGTACCGGAAAGGAGATCGCGACCTTCGGGAAGAACGGAGCCGTGGATCTGCGCGAGGGCCTGGGCCGCGATCCAAAGTCGATCCGCCAGATCGAGTCCGGAACGCCCGGACGCGTCTTTGAGAATCTCTACATCACCGGATCAGCGACGGGGGAAGAGTATGAATCGCCGCCGGGCGATCTTCGTGCCTTCGATGTTGTCACCGGAAAGCTCGTATGGCAGTTCCATACCGTTCCCCATCCCGGCGAGATGGGCTATGACACCTGGCCCAAGGATGCCTACAAGTACGTTGGCGGCGTGAATAACTGGGGAGAGTTCTCCATCGACGAAAAGCGCGGCATTGCGTACTTCCCATTGGGATCGCCGACCTATGATTTCTACGGCGCCGACCGCAAGGGCGCAAACCTCTTCTCAGATTGCATCCTGGCGCTCGACGTTCGCACCGGCAAATATCTCTGGCACTTCCAGACGACGCATCACGATCTCTGGGACTACGACCTGATGACGGGGCCGAAGCTGTTGACTATCCAACACGACGGCAAGAATGTGGATGTCGTTGTGCAGGCCGGAAAGAACGGCTTCGTCTACGTACTCGATCGAACCAGCGGTACAGCGATCTGGCCGATCGAAGAACGGCCTGTGCCTAAGTCCGATGTGCCGGGAGAGGAGCCCTGGCCGACTCAGCCCATTCCCACGCATGTTCCTCCGTTCGCCCGGCAGGCCTTTACTCCAGAGATGGTGAACCCCTATATCGCCGACCCGAAGGAGCGAGAAGCAATTCGCAAACAGGTCGCGGAGGCGCGCCAGGAGGGCATCTATACTCCACCCACCCTGGGCACCACCATGGAGACGCCGGGAAACAACGGCGGCGCCAACTGGGGATCGGGAGCGGTGGATGCCTCAACCTCGACCTTCTATGTCATGTCGAAAGATGCGCCGTCGCTGCTGCACCTCGAAGCCAAACCTCCGAAGCGCGTCGTCACCGGTCCACCGGAGAATTCCGGGATGGTGACCTATCTGCAGAACTGCCGCGCCTGTCATGGCGTCGACCGCAAAGGGCAACCGCCGGCGATTCCTTCGCTCGATGGCGTGATCCAGCGGGCGGGTGCGGATCGGGTGCGCACTGCGGTCAAGACGGGGCTGGCTCCGATGCCGGCGTTCCCCGATCTTGATGACAACGACATCGACCGTCTCATCGCCTATCTGAAGTCGCCGGAGAAGGCAAAGATCGCGCCGGACGTGCTGACCCGGCTCATGGCTCCGCCACCGGCGACAGCAAGCAAGCTCGGCCCCGGGGGAATACGCTACTGGACCGGCTACGGTTACATGAACTCTTCGGATGGTCTGCCGGCGATCAGCCCGCCCTGGTCATCCTTGACGGCCTATGACATGAACAAGGGCGAGATCAAATGGCGGATTCCCATGGGAGAAGTAGCCGCGCTGGCGGAGAAGGGCATCACCGGGACGGGCAGCTTTTGGCCTCGTGGAGGAGCTACGGTCACCGCAGGCGGCCTGATCATCGTGCCGACCAAGTCTGACGGTAAGTTGCACTTCTACGACAAGGACACAGGCAAGCAGCTCGGCGAGCTCTCCGTGCCCGCAGGACCGGAGGGCATTCCCACGGTCTACGAGGTTGCAGGCAGAGAATACATTGCGATTAGTGCTCGTCCCAATCCGGAGCGAATCCCCGTTGGCGATCAGCAGCCTTCAGAGCCCAACCAGGGAAGCGCTGAGCCTGCCGGTGGGAAGACAACGCAGGGCTACTACGTCTTCGCCCTGCCTGTGATTCGAAAGTAA
- a CDS encoding SDR family NAD(P)-dependent oxidoreductase: MSDRAAMTLMENSLTGKPLYGRTALITGGSRGIGRAIALRFAEAGCAVAINYLHAKDEAEEAVSMITTQGGNAIAVQADVSREGDVQHLVSVSEEALGPIDILVNNAGILHRVPLQDLDLAEWNYTIQVNLTSSFLMSQTVLAGMRRRKWGRLIFLSSIAAQTGGVVGPHYAASKAGMLGLMHSYASLLVKEGITSNAIAPALIDTDMIRKGTAVQPDLIPMGRFGTSDEIAQAALFLATTEYVTGQTINLNGGWYPS; this comes from the coding sequence ATGAGTGATCGAGCGGCAATGACGCTCATGGAGAACAGCTTGACCGGGAAGCCACTGTACGGAAGAACTGCACTCATCACCGGAGGATCGCGAGGGATTGGCCGAGCCATCGCCCTGCGATTTGCGGAGGCGGGATGCGCTGTCGCGATCAACTACCTGCACGCAAAGGACGAGGCCGAGGAAGCAGTAAGCATGATTACGACGCAGGGCGGAAACGCAATTGCGGTGCAGGCCGACGTTTCACGGGAAGGCGATGTACAGCACCTGGTCTCAGTCAGCGAAGAAGCCCTGGGACCGATCGATATCCTGGTCAACAATGCAGGCATCCTGCATCGCGTACCGCTCCAGGACCTCGATCTTGCGGAATGGAATTACACGATCCAGGTAAACCTCACCTCTTCGTTTCTGATGTCGCAGACGGTACTCGCAGGCATGCGGCGGCGCAAATGGGGACGCCTGATCTTTCTGTCGTCGATTGCGGCGCAGACTGGCGGAGTGGTCGGCCCGCACTATGCCGCCAGCAAGGCGGGCATGCTTGGCCTGATGCACAGCTATGCCAGCCTGCTGGTGAAAGAAGGTATTACCTCCAATGCCATTGCACCGGCGCTGATCGATACCGACATGATTCGCAAAGGAACCGCTGTCCAGCCGGACCTGATCCCGATGGGCCGCTTCGGCACATCGGACGAGATAGCACAGGCGGCTCTCTTCCTCGCCACCACCGAGTACGTCACCGGCCAGACGATCAACCTGAACGGCGGGTGGTATCCCAGTTAG
- a CDS encoding OsmC family protein, translated as MSETVVHYQGGLRCRAEHVESGTVVITDAPKDNHGKGESFSPSEMLSVSLGSCILSIMAIAAQSMDLDITGATATVEKEMANAPRRFSKLTVTVHVPYALNEEQIRRLERAAHACPVHNILKPEIDAAITFRWG; from the coding sequence ATGAGCGAGACCGTAGTTCACTATCAGGGCGGCCTGCGCTGCCGGGCGGAACATGTCGAGTCCGGCACCGTCGTCATCACCGATGCGCCGAAGGACAATCACGGCAAGGGTGAGAGCTTCTCTCCGAGCGAGATGCTGTCCGTCTCTCTGGGTAGCTGCATCCTGAGCATTATGGCCATCGCTGCTCAGTCGATGGATCTCGATATCACTGGCGCGACAGCGACAGTCGAAAAGGAGATGGCGAACGCTCCGCGACGGTTCTCGAAGCTCACGGTAACCGTGCATGTCCCCTATGCTCTGAACGAAGAGCAGATCAGAAGACTGGAGCGCGCCGCGCATGCCTGCCCGGTACACAACATCCTGAAACCTGAGATCGACGCTGCGATCACCTTCCGCTGGGGATAG
- a CDS encoding TIGR03435 family protein, which yields MGRHTPPSACRWALIALSALPLVLLHQEGRAQSPSAAKQNDALRFDVASIRENKSPDGISSNVPLGPGNVYSPTGGLFLGKNIPLLSYIAFAYRMTDGQLTSFRAMAPEWVRNDRFDIQARTDKNDVTKDELRLMMRSLLKERFNLAVHYESREVTVYALKQVKPGQTGPKLQPHPANSPCPTTLPDKEPTPPSAGNDGLPETCGGILLLPASAPHRFNLGGRNVPISLLANSFTGWGALDHPVVDQTGLSGGYDFTLEYTPDPTQSATSQNAAEDSGPMFREALKQQLGLKLESEKSDIQVIILDHIDHVTDN from the coding sequence GTGGGTAGACATACTCCTCCTTCAGCTTGCCGCTGGGCTCTTATCGCGCTCTCCGCACTCCCATTGGTTCTGCTTCATCAAGAAGGACGAGCGCAATCTCCGAGCGCAGCGAAACAAAACGACGCGCTTCGCTTCGACGTCGCTTCTATCCGAGAAAATAAGTCGCCTGACGGCATCAGCTCCAACGTGCCTCTCGGTCCTGGAAATGTCTACTCTCCAACCGGAGGTCTTTTTCTTGGGAAGAACATTCCGCTGCTGTCGTACATAGCATTTGCCTACAGGATGACTGACGGCCAGTTGACATCGTTCCGGGCCATGGCGCCGGAGTGGGTGAGGAATGACCGATTCGACATCCAGGCACGCACCGACAAGAACGACGTGACGAAAGACGAACTGCGACTGATGATGCGCTCACTGCTGAAGGAGAGATTCAACCTGGCGGTCCACTATGAGAGCAGAGAAGTCACCGTCTATGCGCTCAAGCAGGTGAAACCTGGGCAGACTGGCCCGAAGCTGCAGCCACACCCGGCGAACTCACCCTGCCCGACAACCCTGCCGGATAAAGAACCTACTCCTCCTTCCGCGGGCAACGACGGACTTCCAGAGACCTGCGGCGGCATCCTGCTTCTGCCGGCAAGTGCACCTCATCGCTTCAACCTCGGCGGCCGCAATGTCCCGATCAGCCTGCTGGCAAACTCCTTCACAGGCTGGGGAGCGCTGGATCATCCCGTCGTTGATCAAACAGGCCTTAGCGGTGGATACGATTTCACGCTGGAGTACACGCCGGACCCGACGCAGAGTGCAACGTCTCAAAATGCGGCGGAAGATTCAGGCCCCATGTTTCGCGAAGCACTCAAACAGCAGCTTGGATTGAAGCTGGAGTCCGAAAAAAGCGACATACAGGTCATCATTCTGGACCATATTGATCACGTAACCGATAACTAA